One genomic segment of Microcella indica includes these proteins:
- a CDS encoding WhiB family transcriptional regulator, whose translation MSKYRNTVPGDWFVDPVRLGVPGVRRARDTDDDDSALAWQADALCAQTDPEAFFPEKGGSTRDAKKICTTCEVRSECLEYALQNDERFGIWGGLSERERRKLRRRA comes from the coding sequence ATGAGCAAATACCGCAACACGGTACCCGGCGACTGGTTCGTCGACCCGGTTCGACTGGGAGTGCCCGGGGTGCGGCGCGCGCGCGACACCGACGATGACGACAGCGCCCTCGCCTGGCAGGCCGACGCGCTGTGCGCGCAGACCGACCCCGAAGCGTTCTTCCCCGAGAAGGGCGGCTCGACCCGCGACGCGAAGAAGATCTGCACAACGTGCGAGGTGCGCTCTGAGTGCCTCGAGTACGCCCTGCAGAACGACGAGCGCTTCGGCATCTGGGGCGGGCTCTCCGAGCGGGAGCGCCGCAAGCTTCGACGCCGCGCCTAA
- a CDS encoding cell wall-binding repeat-containing protein: MPSSLLARVLAPVAVAALLVPLGALPAQARTIEPAPPAGLTPAADPGAGGRVPSPTPGLTAAAAGEVTGRILISAAGGGATQPATTGNTLVRFWREDSGQYFLEDTVSSFDGDGDFSVLGLPAGGYRLEVLTLDTDGPGKEYWNDQEFWFEADTFVLNEDVASEVPTITVAPIELAGGRISGDDRYATSVAISQALTGTGGAEVVYLVNGLGYADALSAGPAAAANGGVLLLTRPDAVPSIVRSELRRLDPDRVVIVGGTAAIRSSVVSTVRSLLPDAEVDRIAGVDRYDTSRAIVADAWPGTIESVAVATGRNFPDALSAGAAISSVGGAVVLVDGQRSSLDVATRTFLGGIAPQYVAIAGGTSSVSSGIASSLNALPSTPDVDRFGGADRYETALIMNQAFFRDSAPDYAFLATGAGFADALAGGPLAAALGAPIYLSTQRCLSLDNYREISGMFVREIYALGGKAVLSDRVLDGSLC; this comes from the coding sequence GTGCCCTCGTCACTCCTCGCCCGCGTGCTCGCTCCCGTCGCCGTGGCGGCCCTCCTCGTGCCCCTCGGCGCCCTGCCCGCCCAGGCGCGCACGATCGAGCCGGCCCCGCCCGCCGGGCTCACCCCTGCGGCCGACCCGGGGGCGGGTGGCCGCGTGCCCTCGCCGACGCCGGGCCTCACCGCCGCCGCTGCCGGCGAGGTGACCGGGCGCATCCTCATCAGCGCCGCGGGCGGTGGGGCGACGCAGCCCGCGACGACCGGCAACACGCTCGTGCGGTTCTGGCGCGAAGACTCGGGTCAGTACTTCCTCGAAGACACCGTGAGCAGCTTCGACGGCGACGGGGACTTCAGCGTGCTCGGCCTGCCTGCGGGTGGATACCGGCTCGAAGTGCTCACGCTCGACACCGACGGGCCGGGCAAGGAGTACTGGAACGATCAGGAGTTCTGGTTCGAGGCGGACACGTTCGTACTGAACGAAGATGTCGCCAGCGAAGTCCCGACCATCACGGTCGCCCCCATCGAGCTGGCCGGCGGCCGCATCTCCGGCGACGACCGGTACGCGACCTCGGTCGCGATCTCCCAGGCCCTCACCGGCACCGGCGGCGCCGAGGTCGTCTACCTCGTGAACGGGCTCGGCTACGCCGATGCGCTCTCCGCTGGTCCGGCAGCGGCCGCGAACGGCGGCGTGCTGCTGCTGACGCGTCCCGATGCCGTGCCGAGCATCGTGCGCTCCGAGCTGCGCCGCCTCGACCCGGACCGCGTCGTCATTGTCGGCGGCACCGCCGCCATCCGCTCCAGCGTCGTGAGCACGGTGCGCAGCCTGCTGCCCGATGCCGAGGTCGACCGCATCGCCGGCGTCGACCGCTACGACACGTCTCGAGCGATCGTGGCCGACGCCTGGCCGGGCACGATCGAGAGCGTCGCCGTCGCGACGGGGCGCAACTTCCCCGACGCACTCTCGGCGGGTGCGGCGATCAGCTCCGTCGGCGGCGCGGTCGTGCTCGTCGATGGTCAGCGCTCCTCGCTCGACGTCGCGACCCGCACCTTCCTCGGCGGCATCGCGCCGCAGTACGTGGCCATCGCGGGCGGCACGAGCAGCGTCTCCAGCGGCATCGCATCGTCGCTGAACGCTCTGCCCAGCACGCCGGACGTCGACCGCTTCGGCGGCGCCGACCGCTACGAGACGGCGCTCATCATGAACCAGGCGTTCTTCCGCGACAGCGCGCCAGACTACGCCTTCCTCGCCACGGGCGCTGGCTTCGCCGACGCCCTCGCCGGCGGCCCCCTCGCCGCCGCGCTCGGCGCGCCGATCTACCTCAGCACGCAGCGCTGCCTGAGCCTCGACAACTACCGCGAGATCTCCGGCATGTTCGTGCGAGAGATCTACGCGCTCGGCGGCAAGGCCGTGTTGAGCGACCGCGTGCTCGACGGCAGCCTCTGCTGA